Proteins encoded in a region of the Haloarcula sp. CBA1129 genome:
- a CDS encoding molecular chaperone TorD family protein: MATTPTDPMDDLDEDAAARGTVYATLAKAFEYPEESFHEAAANGSLEADLRACLDRTALDVSVPSLTTDDDYETLAARYNDIFELGYSEYTDRTDGSLEAEGPPVPLYESKYRPDHSWNDVNLDLSRAYSHYGLEIDQDERDNHDALTYELEFAGYLARREAAVGDDAAIARLDFHDRHLGHAAAGVADRLADEPGTDIYGGFGELLDAFVRADRNGLAARLEGQR, translated from the coding sequence ATGGCGACCACGCCCACTGACCCCATGGATGACCTCGACGAGGACGCGGCCGCACGGGGTACGGTGTACGCCACGCTGGCGAAGGCGTTCGAGTATCCCGAGGAGTCGTTCCACGAGGCCGCCGCGAACGGCTCGCTCGAAGCCGACCTCCGGGCCTGTCTCGACCGCACCGCGCTGGATGTGTCCGTCCCGTCGCTGACCACCGACGACGACTACGAGACGCTCGCGGCCCGCTACAACGACATCTTCGAACTCGGCTACAGCGAGTACACGGACCGCACCGACGGCTCGCTGGAGGCGGAGGGACCGCCGGTCCCGCTGTACGAGTCAAAGTACCGGCCGGACCACTCTTGGAACGACGTGAACCTCGACCTCTCGCGGGCCTACAGCCACTACGGCCTCGAAATCGATCAGGACGAGCGTGACAACCACGACGCCCTGACCTACGAACTGGAGTTCGCCGGCTACCTCGCCCGCCGGGAGGCCGCCGTCGGGGACGACGCCGCAATCGCTCGGCTGGACTTCCACGACCGCCACCTCGGCCACGCGGCGGCTGGCGTCGCGGACCGACTGGCCGACGAACCGGGAACCGACATCTACGGCGGCTTCGGCGAACTACTCGACGCGTTCGTCCGGGCCGACCGCAACGGTCTCGCGGCACGTCTGGAGGGGCAGCGATGA
- a CDS encoding phosphate ABC transporter permease, with protein MTATFQQRVRPLLSDGRHSLADLAVGVAAVAVAARYFAVMFVNAPGYGGVPVAPDLTTAASTAVVAAAAIAVAVTDADPLTGIGLLFVGVFGLLSLFSSAAALPAAVAIVLGTATVAAVAGRRLDLVSASATALLVAALSIGLASGVGDWTSLRPVASTVALLAIASTPAFAATDWRSLSMADWGAIIGGVAAFSVVVAVGRTVPFVTGAVTLTGTGVVGTSVPVVALAAAGAVTTASAASRTRRWPLLAGVALVAFAGVPASLPRALPFALGIAAFAQEGRR; from the coding sequence ATGACCGCCACGTTCCAGCAGCGGGTCAGACCGTTGCTTTCCGACGGACGCCACTCGCTCGCAGATCTGGCTGTGGGCGTTGCGGCCGTCGCAGTCGCCGCCCGCTACTTCGCTGTCATGTTCGTCAACGCGCCGGGATACGGCGGCGTCCCGGTCGCGCCCGACCTGACGACGGCCGCGTCTACGGCCGTCGTCGCCGCTGCAGCGATTGCCGTCGCCGTCACCGACGCCGACCCGCTCACCGGCATCGGGCTGCTGTTCGTCGGCGTGTTCGGCCTGCTGTCGCTTTTCAGTAGCGCGGCAGCGCTCCCGGCGGCCGTCGCAATCGTTCTCGGGACGGCGACCGTCGCGGCCGTCGCAGGACGCCGACTGGACCTCGTCTCGGCCAGCGCAACCGCGCTGCTCGTCGCAGCGCTGAGTATCGGCCTCGCGAGTGGCGTCGGGGACTGGACCAGCCTCCGACCGGTGGCCTCGACCGTCGCACTGCTCGCCATCGCATCGACGCCGGCCTTTGCGGCGACGGACTGGCGGTCGCTGTCGATGGCGGACTGGGGCGCGATCATCGGCGGTGTTGCCGCGTTTTCGGTCGTCGTCGCCGTCGGTCGCACCGTCCCGTTCGTCACCGGCGCGGTCACGCTCACCGGCACCGGCGTCGTCGGGACGAGCGTGCCGGTCGTTGCACTGGCCGCCGCCGGCGCGGTGACGACGGCCAGCGCGGCCAGTCGGACCCGGCGGTGGCCGCTGCTCGCCGGCGTCGCGCTGGTCGCGTTCGCGGGCGTCCCGGCGTCGCTCCCGCGGGCGCTCCCGTTCGCGCTCGGTATCGCTGCGTTCGCTCAGGAGGGCCGACGATGA
- a CDS encoding HEAT repeat domain-containing protein, with amino-acid sequence MTGCHDDDEFEKHLEEDPDPQLDPERSPGLHTDIEALEDIEVSREDVTIGEATPEELAASDTEPVEDDAVASLLSDIEHGAKTDRRRAALELKDRASTDEIVAGLARAATTDDDSDVRQFAVEALTAHGGERAAAVAVELLDDPDPWVRAEAVVTLDNVDREAHEDDIESVIRDDHHAVRRNAAISLFKLRGESMADLLLEQSRDDSERVREWAAHMLGGVDEDRARERLQALTDDPATVVRQTAERSLEADPGRFRRQFGGALENDARLLPGEDRLNRMPDL; translated from the coding sequence ATGACCGGCTGTCACGACGACGACGAGTTCGAGAAGCACCTCGAAGAGGACCCGGACCCGCAACTCGACCCGGAGCGCAGCCCGGGCCTGCACACCGATATCGAAGCGCTCGAAGACATCGAGGTATCCCGCGAGGACGTGACCATCGGCGAGGCCACACCGGAAGAACTGGCCGCCAGCGACACCGAGCCCGTCGAGGACGACGCGGTGGCGTCGCTGCTGTCGGACATCGAGCACGGCGCGAAGACCGACCGCCGGCGCGCCGCCCTCGAACTCAAGGACCGCGCGTCCACCGACGAAATCGTGGCGGGCCTTGCACGCGCCGCAACGACCGACGACGACAGCGACGTGCGCCAGTTCGCCGTCGAAGCGCTGACGGCACACGGGGGCGAGAGGGCCGCAGCGGTCGCGGTGGAACTGCTGGACGACCCCGACCCGTGGGTCCGGGCCGAGGCCGTCGTCACGCTCGACAACGTCGATCGCGAGGCCCACGAGGACGACATCGAGAGCGTCATCCGCGACGACCACCACGCCGTGCGGCGCAACGCGGCCATCTCGCTGTTCAAGCTCCGCGGCGAGTCGATGGCCGACCTGCTGCTGGAACAGAGCCGTGACGACAGCGAGCGGGTCCGCGAGTGGGCCGCCCACATGCTCGGCGGTGTCGACGAGGACCGTGCCCGCGAGCGGCTGCAAGCACTCACCGATGACCCGGCGACCGTTGTTCGCCAGACTGCTGAGCGGTCCCTCGAAGCGGACCCCGGGCGGTTCCGCCGACAGTTCGGCGGCGCGCTGGAGAACGACGCCCGACTGTTGCCCGGCGAAGACAGACTCAATCGGATGCCCGACCTCTGA
- a CDS encoding ethylbenzene dehydrogenase-related protein: MTDHRRTLALTAVLAALVLVSTVAAPMATARPAHEIPVSDVSDANLAEPDADGWEEVPASDVPLSSAPSSVPNADDTSVETVDVQAARTGERLYVRLQWQDATRDVDANTTRAFADAVAVQFPANTSSRPPIAMGGPDNRVNVWYWSGATGTQELLAGGAGSTTAFENPTVQATASHAGTGENATWTVVYSRPLDVSGENRTDLRTDGDLDVAFAVWNGSNGERSGQKAVSEWHYYPFSGGPEGPPYETLLWTLAGIAIVAVVGVTSFGIYRTRGAE, translated from the coding sequence ATGACTGACCACCGACGCACACTCGCACTCACGGCGGTACTTGCGGCGCTCGTCCTCGTCTCGACGGTGGCCGCACCGATGGCGACTGCTCGGCCAGCCCACGAGATCCCGGTTTCGGACGTCTCGGACGCCAACCTCGCCGAACCGGACGCTGACGGCTGGGAGGAAGTCCCAGCCTCTGACGTGCCGCTTTCGAGCGCCCCGAGTAGCGTCCCCAACGCCGATGACACGTCCGTCGAGACGGTCGACGTGCAGGCGGCCCGGACCGGCGAACGCCTGTACGTCCGCCTGCAGTGGCAGGACGCGACCCGAGACGTGGATGCGAATACCACGCGGGCGTTCGCCGACGCGGTCGCGGTCCAGTTCCCGGCCAACACGAGTTCCCGGCCGCCGATAGCGATGGGCGGCCCAGACAACCGAGTCAACGTCTGGTACTGGAGCGGGGCGACCGGGACGCAGGAACTGCTCGCCGGGGGCGCTGGCTCGACCACAGCATTCGAGAACCCGACCGTACAGGCGACCGCGAGCCACGCTGGCACGGGCGAGAACGCTACTTGGACGGTCGTCTACTCGCGTCCGCTCGACGTGTCGGGGGAGAACCGGACCGACCTGCGGACCGACGGCGACCTCGACGTGGCCTTCGCGGTCTGGAACGGCTCCAACGGCGAGCGGTCCGGACAGAAGGCCGTCAGTGAGTGGCACTACTACCCGTTCAGTGGCGGCCCGGAAGGCCCGCCCTACGAGACGCTGCTGTGGACCCTCGCCGGCATCGCCATCGTCGCCGTCGTCGGCGTCACCAGCTTCGGTATCTACCGCACACGGGGGGCCGAGTAA
- a CDS encoding molybdopterin-dependent oxidoreductase: MSRNDLTDDEADSAGISRRDFVRGLGAASLLGATGLSFADNGMDGLEAVDDPIGSYPYRDWEDLYRDEWDWDSVARSTHSVNCTGSCSWNVYVKDGQVWREEQAGDYPTFDESLPDPNPRGCQKGACYTDYVNADQRVLHPLRRTGERGEGQWERISWDEALTEIADHVIDEVQAGRYDAISGFTPIPAMSPVSFASGSRLVNLLGGVSHSFYDWYSDLPPGQPITWGTQTDNAESADWHNSDYIIAWGSNINVTRIPDAKYFLDAGYEGAKRVGIFTDYSQTAIHTDEWLSPHGGSDTALALGMAQTIVDEGLHDEEHLKEQTDMPLLVREDTGKFLRASEVGLAEDADDPEKVFVMVDADGNLRRAPGSLGERDGQHDHSVSIELDFDPQLSVDRSVDTDEGSVAVRSVWENLTDELSQYTPAVVHEETGVGENTYQRVAREFAEADAAKIIHGKGVNDWYHNDLGNRAIQLLVTLTGNLGDPGTGLDHYVGQEKIWSFHGWKVLSFPTGNVRGVPTTLWTYFHAGILDNTDPDTAEKIRESIDEGWMPVYPSEREDGSRPDPSTMFVWRGNYFNQAKGNVAVEEQLWPKLDLVVDINFRMDSTAMYSDIVLPAASHYEKHDLSETDMHTYVHPFTPAVEPLGEAKTDWEIFRLLAEKIQERARERGVEPVEDRKFDRTIDLTTIYDDYVRDWETGEEEGLVEDKAAAEFILEHSEETNPEGSDEQITFDDIDEQPQRFLEAGDHWSSDIKDGEAYVPWQDYVHDKNPWPTFTGRQQYYIDHDWYLELGEELPTHKEGPENTGGDYPLSYNTPHGRWSIHSTWRDDTKMLRLQRGEPVVYINPEDAEERGIEDGDTVEVYNDLGAVEVQAKIYPSGEPGTVRHFFSWEKFQYPDRDNFNTLVPMYMKPTQLVQYPEDTGEHLHFFPNYWGPTGVNSDVRVDVRPSGGDSE; encoded by the coding sequence ATGAGTAGAAACGACCTGACCGACGACGAGGCGGACAGTGCTGGAATCAGTCGCCGCGACTTCGTGCGCGGCCTCGGAGCGGCGTCACTGCTGGGCGCGACGGGGCTGTCATTCGCCGACAACGGCATGGACGGCCTCGAAGCGGTCGACGACCCCATCGGGTCGTATCCGTATCGGGACTGGGAGGACCTCTACCGCGACGAGTGGGACTGGGACTCCGTCGCCCGCTCGACCCACAGCGTCAACTGCACCGGCTCCTGCTCGTGGAACGTCTACGTCAAGGACGGCCAAGTCTGGCGCGAGGAACAGGCCGGCGACTACCCGACCTTCGACGAGAGCCTTCCGGACCCCAATCCACGGGGCTGTCAGAAGGGGGCCTGCTACACGGACTACGTCAACGCCGACCAGCGCGTTCTCCACCCGCTTCGGCGCACCGGCGAGCGCGGCGAGGGCCAGTGGGAGCGGATCAGTTGGGACGAGGCGCTCACCGAAATCGCCGACCACGTCATCGACGAGGTGCAGGCGGGCCGCTACGACGCTATCTCGGGATTCACGCCGATTCCGGCGATGAGCCCGGTGAGCTTCGCCAGCGGCTCTCGACTCGTCAATCTGCTCGGCGGCGTCTCCCATAGCTTCTATGACTGGTACTCGGACCTGCCGCCGGGCCAGCCGATTACGTGGGGTACCCAGACGGACAACGCCGAATCCGCCGACTGGCACAACTCGGATTACATCATCGCTTGGGGGTCGAACATCAACGTCACGCGCATCCCGGACGCGAAGTACTTCCTCGACGCCGGCTACGAGGGCGCGAAACGGGTCGGTATCTTCACGGATTACTCCCAGACGGCGATTCACACCGACGAGTGGCTCTCACCCCACGGCGGCAGCGACACCGCGCTCGCGCTGGGCATGGCCCAGACCATCGTCGACGAGGGGCTGCACGACGAGGAACACCTCAAAGAGCAGACCGATATGCCGCTTCTCGTCCGGGAAGACACCGGGAAGTTCCTCCGGGCGAGCGAGGTCGGCCTCGCCGAGGACGCCGACGACCCCGAGAAAGTGTTCGTCATGGTCGACGCCGACGGCAATCTCCGTCGCGCGCCCGGTTCGCTGGGCGAGCGTGACGGGCAGCACGACCACTCGGTGAGCATCGAACTCGACTTCGACCCGCAGTTGAGCGTCGACCGGAGTGTCGACACCGACGAAGGCAGCGTCGCGGTCCGGTCGGTCTGGGAGAACCTGACCGACGAGCTCAGTCAGTACACGCCGGCGGTCGTCCACGAGGAGACCGGCGTCGGCGAGAACACCTACCAGCGTGTCGCCCGCGAGTTCGCCGAGGCTGACGCCGCCAAAATCATCCATGGCAAGGGCGTCAACGACTGGTACCACAACGACCTGGGCAACCGCGCCATCCAGTTGCTCGTGACGCTGACGGGCAATCTCGGCGACCCCGGAACCGGACTGGACCACTACGTCGGCCAAGAGAAGATCTGGTCGTTCCACGGCTGGAAGGTCCTGTCGTTCCCGACCGGGAACGTCCGCGGCGTGCCGACGACGCTGTGGACCTACTTCCACGCGGGCATCCTCGACAACACCGACCCGGACACCGCCGAGAAGATACGCGAGTCCATCGACGAGGGCTGGATGCCGGTCTACCCCAGTGAGCGCGAGGACGGGAGCCGGCCGGACCCGTCTACGATGTTCGTCTGGCGTGGCAACTACTTCAACCAAGCAAAGGGCAACGTCGCCGTCGAGGAGCAACTGTGGCCCAAGCTCGACCTCGTGGTCGACATCAACTTCCGGATGGACTCGACCGCGATGTACTCAGACATCGTCCTGCCGGCGGCCAGCCATTACGAGAAACACGACCTCTCGGAGACGGACATGCACACCTACGTGCACCCGTTCACGCCGGCCGTCGAACCACTCGGCGAGGCCAAGACCGACTGGGAGATATTCCGCCTGCTCGCCGAGAAGATACAGGAGCGCGCCCGGGAACGCGGCGTCGAGCCGGTCGAGGACCGGAAATTCGACCGGACCATCGACCTCACCACCATCTACGACGACTACGTCCGTGACTGGGAAACCGGCGAAGAGGAAGGCCTCGTCGAAGACAAAGCCGCGGCGGAGTTCATCCTCGAACACTCCGAGGAGACCAACCCCGAGGGCAGCGACGAGCAGATAACCTTCGACGACATCGACGAGCAGCCACAGCGGTTCCTCGAAGCTGGCGACCACTGGAGTTCGGATATCAAGGACGGCGAGGCCTACGTCCCGTGGCAGGACTACGTCCACGACAAGAACCCTTGGCCGACGTTCACCGGTCGCCAGCAGTACTACATCGACCACGACTGGTATCTCGAACTCGGCGAGGAACTGCCAACCCACAAGGAGGGCCCCGAGAACACCGGCGGTGACTACCCACTGTCGTACAATACGCCTCACGGCCGGTGGTCCATCCACTCGACGTGGCGTGATGACACCAAGATGCTCAGGCTCCAACGCGGCGAGCCGGTGGTGTACATCAATCCCGAGGACGCCGAAGAGCGCGGCATCGAGGACGGTGACACCGTCGAGGTGTACAACGACCTCGGGGCCGTCGAGGTGCAGGCCAAAATCTACCCCTCGGGCGAACCGGGGACTGTCCGGCATTTCTTCTCTTGGGAGAAGTTCCAGTACCCCGACCGGGACAACTTCAACACGCTCGTCCCGATGTACATGAAGCCGACGCAGTTGGTGCAGTACCCCGAGGACACCGGGGAGCACCTGCACTTCTTCCCGAACTACTGGGGGCCGACGGGGGTCAACAGCGACGTGCGCGTCGACGTTCGACCGAGCGGAGGTGACAGCGAATGA
- a CDS encoding 4Fe-4S dicluster domain-containing protein — MSTDQQDEQDEDTLVNVADGVDHQVAMVMDLNKCIGCQTCTIACKNLWTEDGGSEYMYWNNVETKPGEGYPRGWEDSGGGWESGEHKERSPGEIPDEEDYGRAWEFNHEEIMYEGSDEPLRPRDGAEWGPNWDEDQGAGEYPNSYYFYLPRICNHCTHPSCVEACPRSALYKREEDGIVLVDQDRCRGYRYCVEGCPYKKVYYNTVSKKSEKCIFCYPRIEGEGPDGETFAPACAEECPPQLRMVGFLDDEEGPIHKLVNEYEVALPLHPEFQTQPNVYYIPPFAPGQHTEDGETVDIDRIPRQYLRNLFGDGVDQALDTIAAHRQRVRQGGDSELMELLQDKNPAKQYRLEVFDDE, encoded by the coding sequence ATGAGTACTGACCAACAGGACGAGCAAGACGAGGACACGCTGGTCAACGTCGCGGACGGCGTTGACCATCAGGTCGCGATGGTGATGGACCTGAACAAATGCATCGGCTGCCAGACGTGTACGATCGCCTGCAAGAACCTCTGGACGGAGGACGGCGGGTCGGAGTATATGTACTGGAACAACGTCGAGACCAAGCCCGGCGAGGGCTATCCCCGCGGCTGGGAGGACTCCGGCGGCGGCTGGGAGTCGGGCGAACACAAAGAGCGCTCGCCCGGCGAAATTCCCGACGAGGAGGACTACGGCCGCGCTTGGGAGTTCAACCACGAGGAAATCATGTACGAGGGCAGTGACGAACCGTTGCGTCCCCGCGACGGCGCGGAGTGGGGCCCCAACTGGGACGAGGACCAAGGTGCCGGAGAGTACCCCAACAGCTACTACTTCTACCTCCCGCGCATCTGCAACCACTGCACCCACCCCTCCTGTGTGGAGGCCTGTCCGCGCTCGGCGCTGTACAAGCGCGAGGAGGACGGCATCGTCCTCGTCGACCAAGACCGCTGTCGAGGCTACCGCTACTGCGTCGAGGGGTGTCCGTACAAGAAGGTGTACTACAACACCGTCTCGAAGAAATCCGAGAAGTGCATCTTCTGCTACCCCCGCATCGAGGGCGAAGGCCCGGACGGGGAGACGTTCGCCCCGGCCTGTGCCGAGGAGTGTCCGCCCCAGCTCCGGATGGTCGGCTTCCTCGACGACGAGGAAGGGCCGATCCACAAGCTCGTCAACGAATACGAGGTGGCGCTGCCGCTTCACCCGGAGTTCCAGACCCAGCCCAACGTCTACTACATTCCGCCCTTCGCGCCCGGCCAGCATACGGAGGACGGGGAGACGGTCGACATCGACCGGATTCCCCGACAGTACCTCCGGAACCTGTTCGGTGACGGCGTCGATCAGGCGCTCGACACCATCGCCGCCCACCGACAGCGCGTTCGTCAGGGTGGTGACAGCGAGCTGATGGAACTGCTGCAGGACAAAAACCCGGCCAAACAGTACCGATTGGAGGTCTTTGACGATGAGTAG